A portion of the Actomonas aquatica genome contains these proteins:
- a CDS encoding Gfo/Idh/MocA family protein yields the protein MSDHPLGFAIVGTGMIAGVHAQAINAVDGARLVGVVSRSPEKGPAFAAKHGAVALTSTVEEMVARPDVDAVCITTPSGAHLEPALVAIRAGKHVVVEKPIEATTARADKLISEARMAGVKLAPIFQQRFSDGARTIKAALDAGRFGRLATAGCYVKWFRTEEYYKGSPWKGTLKLDGGGAVMNQAIHGVDLLQWFAGLPEEVSAFKTRRVHTGIEAEDTAVAVLRFPSGALGTIEATTAAWPGWSLRIELCGENGSVRLEDGVITEWKFRDEEPGDAKIREAGSAELGSGASNPAGISIEGHKRQIEDLVDAIREQRPLHIDGPESRKAVALITALYQSGETGQPVRVE from the coding sequence ATGTCTGATCACCCCCTCGGATTCGCCATCGTCGGCACCGGCATGATTGCCGGTGTGCATGCCCAAGCCATCAACGCTGTCGACGGTGCCCGCCTGGTCGGGGTGGTGAGCCGGTCGCCGGAAAAGGGGCCGGCCTTCGCGGCGAAGCATGGCGCGGTGGCGCTGACCTCGACCGTCGAAGAGATGGTGGCGCGGCCCGATGTGGATGCGGTCTGCATTACGACGCCGAGTGGCGCGCATTTGGAACCGGCGCTGGTGGCGATTCGCGCGGGCAAACACGTGGTGGTGGAGAAACCGATCGAGGCGACCACGGCGCGGGCGGACAAACTCATCAGCGAAGCGCGCATGGCGGGCGTGAAGCTGGCGCCGATTTTCCAGCAACGCTTCAGCGACGGCGCGCGCACGATCAAAGCCGCGCTCGATGCGGGACGCTTTGGGCGACTGGCGACGGCGGGCTGTTACGTGAAGTGGTTCCGCACGGAGGAATATTACAAAGGCTCACCGTGGAAGGGGACGCTCAAGCTCGACGGTGGTGGTGCGGTGATGAACCAAGCCATCCACGGTGTGGACCTGCTGCAGTGGTTTGCGGGGCTGCCGGAGGAAGTGAGTGCGTTCAAAACGCGGCGCGTGCACACCGGTATTGAGGCAGAGGATACAGCGGTGGCGGTGCTGCGTTTTCCGAGCGGGGCGCTGGGCACGATCGAAGCGACGACGGCGGCGTGGCCCGGTTGGTCGCTGCGGATCGAGTTGTGTGGCGAAAACGGCTCGGTGCGGCTGGAGGACGGTGTGATCACCGAATGGAAATTTCGGGATGAGGAACCGGGCGACGCCAAGATCCGGGAGGCGGGTTCGGCGGAGCTGGGCTCCGGCGCGTCGAACCCGGCGGGCATTTCGATCGAAGGTCACAAACGCCAGATCGAAGATTTGGTGGACGCGATCCGCGAGCAGCGGCCGCTGCACATCGATGGACCCGAGTCGCGCAAGGCCGTGGCGCTGATCACCGCGCTGTATCAGTCGGGTGAGACGGGGCAGCCGGTGCGGGTGGAGTAG
- a CDS encoding PulJ/GspJ family protein — translation MRARAEAQRNRRGGFTLAEVLLATTLGAFAMVGVLTAFISLQRSFVAAQEDMVEVNRFIFVQEQLGLDLRNTVALVSMGPEALTLRVRYYEDGPKDERVVTYRVDAAAGEFRREEGGEERVLMNQLVDGAFHYFRRGVGGVEQVAATTAEVNAVRVSLVPNHHSAGGGIERSAAVFTSSLFQLRRIALP, via the coding sequence ATGAGGGCGAGGGCTGAGGCACAGCGGAATCGGCGGGGCGGCTTCACCTTGGCGGAGGTGTTGTTGGCGACGACCTTGGGGGCGTTTGCGATGGTGGGCGTGTTGACGGCCTTCATCTCGCTGCAGCGGAGTTTTGTGGCGGCGCAGGAGGACATGGTGGAGGTGAACCGCTTCATCTTCGTGCAGGAGCAACTGGGGCTCGATCTGCGCAACACCGTCGCCCTCGTCAGCATGGGACCGGAGGCGCTCACGTTGCGGGTGCGTTATTACGAGGATGGCCCCAAGGACGAGCGCGTGGTGACGTATCGGGTGGACGCGGCGGCGGGCGAATTTCGGCGGGAGGAAGGCGGCGAGGAACGGGTGCTGATGAACCAGTTGGTCGACGGCGCGTTTCATTATTTCCGGCGCGGGGTGGGCGGGGTGGAACAGGTCGCGGCCACCACGGCGGAGGTCAACGCGGTGCGGGTCTCGTTGGTGCCGAATCATCACTCGGCGGGCGGCGGTATCGAGCGAAGCGCGGCGGTGTTCACGTCCAGTCTCTTTCAGCTGCGGAGGATCGCGTTGCCATGA
- a CDS encoding RNA polymerase sigma factor, which yields MPTESPASLAALRRGDPAAWRTVYHAQWPRAWSAAAKYLRDPRDREDVASHALQQLSTQIANLKSMAHLDAMVIVLTQRRAISLLRELTAQKRADVAPASLDALEGGIDTNRLEDTHPLLPPDHGTPAEAATRRLDLQHCLADLPAADRDLLHAYFVDDRSSAEIAAATGANPNTLRSRVLRLLGHLRDRFESTSP from the coding sequence ATGCCGACTGAGTCCCCCGCCTCCTTGGCCGCACTCCGTCGCGGCGACCCCGCCGCCTGGCGCACGGTCTACCACGCGCAGTGGCCGCGCGCGTGGAGCGCCGCCGCCAAATACCTGCGCGACCCCCGCGACCGCGAGGACGTCGCCAGCCACGCCCTGCAACAGCTCTCCACCCAGATCGCGAATCTTAAGAGTATGGCCCACCTCGACGCCATGGTCATCGTGCTCACCCAACGCCGCGCCATCTCGCTGCTGCGTGAGTTGACCGCGCAAAAACGCGCCGACGTCGCCCCCGCCAGCCTCGATGCCCTCGAGGGTGGCATCGACACCAACCGCCTCGAGGACACCCATCCCCTGCTCCCGCCCGATCACGGCACCCCGGCCGAAGCCGCCACCCGCCGCCTCGACCTGCAACACTGCCTCGCCGACCTGCCCGCCGCCGACCGCGACCTGCTCCACGCCTACTTCGTCGACGACCGCAGCTCCGCCGAAATCGCCGCCGCCACCGGCGCCAACCCCAACACGCTCCGCAGCCGGGTCTTGCGCCTGCTCGGCCACCTGCGCGACCGTTTCGAGTCCACCTCCCCATGA
- a CDS encoding type II secretion system protein, whose protein sequence is MFRSSPNSKSRVRRPATGFTLLEVALGVCVLAMVFAGVMTAAVRIREVAVVAEATARANTVLSSKVEEFRAMDYGVLEQQLQDPGKLQGTVRAPSVAGVYPVDWVVVPQQVDPDYMRLRVRVLWTVDSHTGELDVVADFFREGVNQL, encoded by the coding sequence ATGTTTCGCTCCAGCCCCAACTCGAAATCGAGAGTTCGACGGCCCGCCACCGGCTTCACCCTGCTGGAGGTCGCCTTGGGCGTGTGTGTGTTGGCGATGGTGTTTGCCGGGGTGATGACAGCGGCGGTGCGGATCCGCGAAGTGGCCGTGGTGGCGGAGGCGACGGCGCGGGCCAACACGGTGTTGAGCTCCAAGGTGGAGGAGTTTCGGGCGATGGACTACGGGGTGTTGGAGCAACAGTTGCAGGATCCCGGGAAGCTGCAGGGAACTGTCCGTGCGCCCAGTGTTGCCGGGGTGTATCCGGTGGATTGGGTGGTGGTGCCGCAGCAGGTGGATCCGGATTATATGCGACTGCGTGTGCGGGTGTTGTGGACGGTCGACAGCCACACCGGGGAACTCGATGTGGTGGCGGACTTTTTTCGCGAAGGGGTGAATCAGTTATGA
- a CDS encoding PEP-CTERM sorting domain-containing protein — protein sequence MASLAQAQFTTASGTGLTLIADSSNMPDFYNFTPEFGSVSVSNGQVAFAVDGWNKGVLLTSTSGGGAFTVIASDATDVPGATTGTKFSSFNGVTLHNGTVTFSGSGASFSSQGVFSGNGGALTTRLYYGDTPTNASGSLNGISTSSPGIGANGTILTTASTSGAQNLVTITSGGAQTVVLAPGDTIPDGNGYAGGTASTSGLSNARIVTTGDLALHTFASSGTQNGSSFTNRSGLMFTDLQSGDQSVFFANEMPRPGASGYPQINLTSFDMTSAGIAFTVRSADFQSDLYFSTDNVFGASDFLLSSDSSLDPDAPIDFSSIGSVAILGTGEIAFEGVTAGGEGLYAIDPVTGTLRTLLETGESINGDVVSGITFTGASADSSDFLVVLEFAASDPGLYALSGVGLSAVPEPSTYAALFGAGALGFAWWRRRRAGAASASAS from the coding sequence TTGGCTTCCCTGGCTCAGGCCCAGTTCACCACGGCTTCCGGCACAGGCCTGACCCTGATCGCCGACAGTTCCAACATGCCTGATTTCTATAATTTCACGCCCGAGTTCGGCAGCGTGTCCGTGTCGAACGGCCAGGTGGCCTTTGCGGTCGACGGCTGGAACAAGGGCGTGCTGCTCACCAGCACCAGCGGCGGCGGCGCCTTCACCGTCATCGCGTCGGATGCCACCGACGTTCCCGGCGCGACGACCGGCACCAAATTTTCCAGCTTCAACGGCGTCACGCTGCACAACGGCACCGTCACCTTCAGCGGCAGCGGCGCCTCCTTCAGCAGCCAGGGCGTGTTTTCCGGCAACGGCGGCGCCCTGACCACCCGGCTGTATTATGGCGATACCCCCACCAACGCCTCCGGCAGCCTGAACGGCATCTCCACCAGCTCGCCCGGCATCGGCGCCAACGGCACAATCCTGACCACCGCCTCCACCTCCGGCGCTCAGAACCTCGTCACCATCACCAGCGGCGGCGCCCAAACCGTCGTGCTCGCCCCTGGCGACACGATCCCCGACGGCAATGGCTACGCCGGCGGCACCGCGTCGACTTCCGGCCTCAGCAATGCCCGGATCGTCACCACCGGCGATCTCGCCCTGCACACCTTCGCCTCCAGCGGCACTCAAAACGGTTCCTCCTTCACCAACCGCAGCGGCCTCATGTTCACTGACCTGCAATCCGGCGACCAATCCGTTTTCTTCGCCAATGAGATGCCCCGCCCCGGTGCGTCCGGTTACCCGCAGATCAACCTGACCTCCTTCGACATGACCAGCGCCGGCATCGCCTTCACCGTGCGCAGCGCCGACTTCCAGTCGGATCTCTATTTCAGCACCGACAACGTGTTCGGCGCCTCGGATTTTCTGCTCAGTAGCGACTCCTCGCTCGATCCCGATGCGCCCATCGACTTCAGCTCGATCGGCTCGGTGGCCATTCTCGGCACGGGGGAAATCGCCTTTGAGGGGGTGACCGCCGGCGGCGAAGGACTCTACGCGATCGACCCCGTCACCGGCACGCTGCGCACCCTGCTCGAGACCGGCGAAAGCATCAACGGCGACGTTGTATCCGGCATTACGTTCACGGGCGCCTCCGCCGACAGCAGCGATTTCCTCGTCGTGCTCGAATTCGCGGCCTCCGACCCGGGACTCTACGCGCTCTCCGGCGTGGGACTTTCCGCCGTGCCCGAACCCTCCACCTACGCAGCCCTCTTTGGCGCCGGCGCGCTCGGTTTTGCCTGGTGGCGTCGCCGTCGCGCCGGCGCGGCCAGCGCCTCCGCGAGCTGA
- a CDS encoding CHAT domain-containing protein encodes MVSSFPQRPERTPFRLGRSAITLLVLLAAASPSVAAPTELDALFAARDWPAYEAALATSLEAPTSSALDRAIATVRLASFRHAIRQQGFAESVESLPPAIATLETAAPSSPWLAEGHAQLATAFYRLQRIPDAVAPATAGADLARRLLATADLDETTRIRLYTAFNVRASIHMLSGEEAAASALFDETITALETLAPNHPQLGSAYVNHGLILYNFGRFRELADAMTKAGRIFADGANPVALAATRTNHGLALNQLGRYAEAEPLLADGVARFEAIGASRAPIYANAIQNWGIAAGYLGQTDAALARINTALELRTALYGEDHFEVAVTLAHRARVHLQAGDFTAAVADSTPAADLTAALADPTAHLDLELTVLDVHLRCLAAAGRIDDLHAIYPRYVDRLERFTRHQLAYGHEGERLGFLDRHDPVSAALATGDASLVGEALLHYRGLVSAAFIEDVQLAAQADAADLAAWRAALRSPETDTSTLAALEARLATSATELGAPRRALDLHLADLTPQLQPGDTVLVFFLHQPWADGPTAPTHYGAWTLSPGQTAPTLHDLGPRAKLDAGIAAFLTSFDPNAPAVQSLAARLHALLPATTRRALIVPEASLHQLPFAALPYDADSFWAEHLSVLHLTSPRDLIPTTIAIASPDTPHFAAIGAPDFGSSTWAPLPAAALEVDQLTTAATAAGWTTHPATAADATETQLRALSADTTHLHLATHGFALADRADTEPSERLAASGLILAQPRFDAWTDGRTELPLDPTDGVLTALEIMPLDLRGVQLVTLAACTSANGSIAPNEGLYGLPQAFRRAGAGSVVAALWPIDDDAARDWMIAFYEQLFAGASIDAAFAATQAAQLRAIAADQGPAAAIRRAGAWMLSYRAPHAD; translated from the coding sequence ATGGTGTCGTCATTCCCGCAACGGCCTGAGCGAACACCGTTTCGCCTCGGGCGCTCGGCTATAACCCTGCTGGTTTTACTGGCCGCCGCGAGCCCCTCCGTCGCCGCGCCCACCGAACTCGACGCGCTCTTCGCCGCCCGTGATTGGCCGGCCTACGAAGCCGCGCTTGCCACCTCGCTCGAAGCTCCCACGTCTTCAGCACTCGACCGCGCCATCGCCACCGTCCGGCTCGCGTCATTCCGCCATGCGATTCGCCAACAGGGTTTCGCCGAATCCGTCGAGTCACTCCCGCCGGCCATCGCCACGCTCGAAACCGCCGCGCCCTCCAGCCCTTGGCTCGCCGAAGGTCACGCCCAACTCGCCACCGCCTTCTACCGTCTGCAACGCATCCCCGACGCCGTGGCCCCCGCCACCGCCGGCGCCGATCTCGCCCGCCGTCTGCTCGCCACCGCCGACCTCGACGAGACCACCCGTATCCGCCTCTACACCGCCTTCAACGTCCGCGCCTCCATCCACATGCTCTCCGGCGAAGAGGCCGCCGCCAGCGCGCTCTTCGACGAGACCATCACCGCCCTCGAAACCCTCGCGCCCAACCACCCGCAGCTCGGCTCCGCCTACGTCAACCACGGCCTCATTCTCTACAACTTCGGCCGCTTCCGCGAACTCGCCGACGCCATGACCAAGGCCGGGCGCATCTTCGCCGACGGCGCCAACCCCGTCGCCCTTGCCGCCACCCGCACCAACCACGGCCTCGCGCTCAACCAACTCGGCCGCTACGCCGAAGCTGAACCGCTGCTCGCCGATGGCGTCGCCCGCTTCGAAGCCATCGGCGCCTCCCGCGCTCCCATCTACGCCAACGCCATTCAAAACTGGGGCATCGCCGCCGGTTACCTCGGCCAAACCGACGCCGCTCTCGCCCGCATCAACACCGCCCTCGAACTCCGCACCGCCCTCTATGGCGAAGACCACTTCGAGGTCGCCGTCACCCTCGCCCACCGCGCCCGCGTTCACCTCCAGGCCGGCGACTTCACCGCCGCCGTGGCCGACTCCACCCCCGCCGCCGACCTCACCGCCGCGCTCGCCGATCCCACTGCCCACCTCGACCTCGAGTTAACCGTCCTCGACGTCCACCTGCGCTGCCTCGCCGCCGCCGGTCGTATCGACGATCTCCACGCCATCTACCCGCGCTACGTCGACCGCCTCGAACGCTTCACCCGCCATCAGCTCGCTTACGGCCACGAAGGCGAACGCCTCGGTTTTCTCGATCGCCACGATCCGGTGTCCGCTGCCCTCGCGACCGGCGACGCCTCTCTCGTCGGTGAAGCCCTGCTGCACTATCGCGGACTCGTTTCCGCCGCCTTCATCGAAGACGTGCAACTCGCCGCCCAAGCCGACGCCGCCGACCTCGCCGCCTGGCGTGCTGCCCTGCGCTCACCCGAGACCGACACCTCCACCCTCGCCGCCCTCGAAGCCCGCCTCGCCACCAGCGCCACCGAACTCGGCGCCCCCCGCCGCGCGCTCGACCTCCACCTCGCCGACCTCACCCCGCAGCTCCAACCCGGCGACACCGTCCTCGTTTTCTTCCTCCATCAACCGTGGGCCGACGGCCCGACCGCGCCGACGCACTACGGCGCGTGGACACTCAGCCCCGGCCAAACCGCGCCCACCCTCCACGACCTCGGTCCCCGCGCCAAGCTCGACGCCGGCATCGCCGCGTTCCTGACCAGCTTCGATCCCAACGCCCCCGCCGTGCAAAGCCTCGCCGCCCGCCTGCACGCGCTCCTGCCCGCCACCACGCGCCGCGCCCTCATCGTGCCCGAAGCCTCGCTGCACCAACTGCCCTTCGCCGCGCTGCCCTACGACGCCGATTCCTTTTGGGCTGAGCACCTCAGCGTCCTGCATCTCACCTCGCCGCGAGACCTGATCCCAACTACTATCGCGATTGCCTCACCGGACACGCCTCACTTCGCCGCCATCGGCGCGCCCGATTTCGGTTCCTCCACTTGGGCACCGCTGCCCGCCGCCGCCCTCGAAGTCGACCAACTCACCACCGCCGCCACTGCCGCCGGTTGGACGACTCACCCCGCGACCGCGGCCGACGCCACCGAAACCCAACTCCGCGCCCTCTCAGCCGACACCACTCACCTTCACCTCGCCACCCACGGCTTCGCCCTCGCCGACCGCGCCGACACCGAGCCTTCCGAACGCCTCGCCGCCAGCGGCCTCATCCTCGCCCAACCCCGCTTCGACGCTTGGACCGACGGCCGCACCGAGTTGCCCCTCGACCCGACCGACGGCGTTTTGACCGCGCTCGAAATCATGCCCCTCGACCTGCGCGGCGTGCAGCTCGTCACCCTCGCCGCCTGCACCTCCGCCAACGGCAGCATCGCGCCCAACGAGGGCCTCTACGGTCTGCCCCAAGCCTTCCGCCGCGCCGGCGCCGGCTCCGTGGTCGCCGCCCTCTGGCCAATCGACGACGACGCCGCCCGCGACTGGATGATCGCCTTCTACGAGCAACTCTTTGCTGGCGCCTCGATCGACGCCGCCTTCGCCGCCACCCAAGCCGCCCAACTCCGCGCCATTGCCGCCGACCAGGGCCCGGCCGCCGCCATCCGCCGCGCCGGCGCGTGGATGCTCAGTTATCGCGCTCCGCATGCCGACTGA
- a CDS encoding pilus assembly PilX family protein, which translates to MQSQRGSVLLVALILAVVLITVTARLYKTAFNELNTAHRAHLENAAFYLAESGLEEAARRIRAGEWAVDPVAGIEHQGVLEVLKPADTDLGRGNSGAQRILLTRAPNSNLYTVRSVAQATHAEGLVALRAVQATVALLEGPLTGPGYVIAVQDKMELRNAPDQGVRVASYDSSENFGAPDWDNNFGFDAALGTASAQDGAIRIQNGFVRGTIRTGGGTPQVRPAGGPAESGTLLVGPDTPPQVGFDNNRVTADFAGNFCPAVLPQVDSTWARQEGWTRKSTGSATTGKATTGGTVQTGGLIVGGTGDPHQAGQHGDPHQPGQHGNPHMTGTGTSVVVLGGLTPPDAGAGQPVYELGQPAAKTLVHFKDLSQLPQNQPLTIEGQVIVHAEQGLEWLGELRLVGDATLTLCVNEAIVLAVNCGDWPPARFVVHALGGHEVRMRDFDVFTGLIHAPQSKVTVQGGARLPRPQVRGSIAAREVATINQVDFFYDVRSGDALCDARSVIGGQAGRQAAAGLAGQHVQLRDWKQIVAAGVVADLPAGAEF; encoded by the coding sequence ATGCAGTCGCAACGGGGCTCGGTCCTCCTGGTCGCGCTGATCCTGGCGGTGGTGCTCATCACCGTGACCGCGCGGCTCTACAAAACGGCTTTTAACGAGCTCAACACAGCGCATCGCGCGCACCTGGAGAACGCCGCATTTTATCTGGCGGAGTCCGGTCTGGAGGAGGCCGCGCGACGCATTCGAGCGGGCGAATGGGCGGTCGATCCGGTGGCCGGGATCGAGCACCAAGGTGTGCTCGAAGTGCTCAAGCCCGCGGACACCGATCTCGGTCGCGGCAACTCCGGCGCGCAACGCATCCTGCTGACGCGTGCGCCCAACTCCAACCTCTACACCGTGCGCTCGGTGGCGCAGGCAACACACGCCGAAGGGTTGGTGGCGCTGCGTGCCGTGCAGGCGACGGTGGCCTTGCTGGAAGGCCCGCTGACCGGACCGGGTTATGTGATCGCGGTGCAGGATAAGATGGAACTGCGCAACGCGCCGGACCAAGGCGTGCGGGTGGCGAGCTACGACAGCAGCGAAAATTTTGGTGCCCCCGATTGGGATAACAATTTTGGCTTCGACGCCGCCCTCGGCACGGCCTCGGCGCAGGATGGCGCGATCCGCATTCAAAATGGTTTTGTGCGCGGCACGATCCGCACCGGCGGGGGCACCCCGCAGGTGCGACCGGCGGGAGGGCCGGCGGAAAGTGGCACCCTCCTGGTGGGACCGGATACGCCGCCGCAGGTGGGCTTTGATAACAATCGGGTCACGGCGGATTTTGCGGGTAATTTCTGTCCGGCGGTTCTGCCGCAAGTGGATTCAACCTGGGCGCGTCAGGAGGGGTGGACGCGAAAGTCGACGGGCAGCGCGACGACGGGCAAGGCCACGACTGGCGGCACCGTGCAGACGGGCGGCCTGATCGTCGGTGGCACGGGCGACCCGCACCAGGCCGGGCAACACGGTGATCCCCACCAACCGGGTCAGCATGGCAACCCACACATGACCGGCACCGGCACCAGTGTGGTGGTCTTGGGCGGCCTCACGCCGCCCGACGCGGGCGCGGGTCAGCCGGTCTACGAACTCGGTCAGCCGGCCGCCAAAACCCTGGTGCATTTTAAGGACCTCTCGCAGCTGCCGCAGAACCAGCCTCTCACCATCGAGGGACAAGTCATCGTGCACGCAGAGCAGGGCCTGGAGTGGCTGGGCGAGCTGCGTCTGGTCGGTGATGCCACGCTCACTCTCTGCGTGAACGAAGCGATTGTGCTGGCGGTAAACTGTGGCGACTGGCCGCCGGCGCGATTTGTGGTGCACGCCCTCGGTGGACACGAGGTGCGGATGCGCGACTTTGACGTATTCACTGGGCTGATTCACGCCCCGCAGTCGAAGGTCACGGTGCAGGGCGGCGCGCGTTTGCCGCGTCCGCAGGTGCGAGGATCGATCGCGGCGCGCGAGGTGGCCACGATCAACCAAGTCGACTTCTTTTACGACGTGCGCTCCGGCGATGCGTTGTGTGACGCGCGCTCAGTGATCGGCGGCCAGGCCGGCCGTCAGGCGGCGGCGGGGCTCGCCGGGCAGCACGTGCAGTTGCGCGATTGGAAACAAATCGTCGCCGCCGGAGTGGTGGCGGACCTGCCGGCCGGCGCTGAATTCTGA